The Bacteroidales bacterium genome has a window encoding:
- the sufD gene encoding Fe-S cluster assembly protein SufD, whose protein sequence is MNDITSSVGLTGDLLSLFRQSTGILETRSGEILNLHREQAFHDFDRLGVPTTKNENYKYTPLEKYFAGKYDVELEVNPFKVDVKDIFRCDVPDLNTHVILVLNGFFYSTDRQGNLPDGMIVTGLNEASLKFPALFEKHYSKYADTSLDGLVALNTLFAHDGVFVYIPKNTVLEKPLQIINLSYSDKNLRLTRRNLIVAEDNSSANIVVCDHTLSNQSFLTNSLTEIFIGNNTGISYDWLQNENGQSTHINNIFIHQLANSRFGSSIVSLHGGLIRNNFYAVLNGENSETSLNGLFLCDDKQHVANYVLMDHAKPHGTSNQLFKGILDDDATGSFNGKILVRPDAQKIQAYQKNNNILLSSTARMNTKPHLEIYADDVKCSHGATVGQMDNEALFYLRSRGIGESEARHLLMYAFANEIVSKISLPVLKERIIELVDKRLRGELSRCNDCELRCG, encoded by the coding sequence ATGAATGATATTACATCTTCGGTTGGTTTGACAGGCGATTTGCTCAGCCTGTTCAGGCAAAGTACCGGAATTCTTGAAACAAGATCAGGAGAGATACTCAATTTGCACAGGGAGCAAGCCTTTCATGATTTTGACAGGCTTGGTGTGCCCACTACAAAAAATGAGAATTACAAATATACGCCTCTAGAGAAATATTTTGCCGGCAAATACGATGTAGAACTTGAAGTTAATCCATTCAAAGTGGATGTGAAGGATATCTTCAGGTGCGATGTGCCCGATCTGAACACCCATGTGATCCTTGTACTGAACGGTTTCTTTTACTCTACTGACAGGCAGGGTAATCTTCCTGACGGAATGATTGTAACCGGGCTTAATGAAGCGTCGTTGAAATTTCCGGCCCTGTTTGAAAAACACTACTCAAAATATGCGGACACTTCACTTGACGGCCTGGTGGCTTTAAACACACTTTTCGCACACGACGGGGTTTTTGTCTACATCCCTAAAAACACCGTTCTTGAGAAACCCTTGCAGATCATCAACCTGAGCTATTCCGACAAAAATCTAAGGCTTACCCGGAGAAATCTCATTGTTGCCGAGGATAATTCATCGGCTAACATTGTGGTTTGCGACCATACATTAAGCAACCAGAGCTTTCTGACAAATTCTCTCACTGAGATTTTTATCGGAAATAATACAGGTATCAGCTACGACTGGCTGCAGAATGAAAACGGGCAATCGACTCACATAAACAATATTTTTATCCATCAGCTGGCCAACAGCCGGTTTGGTAGCAGCATTGTTTCGCTGCACGGTGGTCTTATCCGGAATAACTTTTATGCCGTGCTGAATGGTGAGAATTCAGAAACCAGTCTGAACGGATTATTCCTGTGTGATGACAAGCAGCATGTCGCCAATTATGTGCTGATGGACCACGCAAAGCCTCATGGAACTTCCAACCAGCTTTTCAAAGGCATTCTCGATGATGACGCAACCGGTTCCTTCAATGGAAAAATCCTTGTAAGGCCTGATGCACAGAAAATACAGGCCTATCAGAAAAATAACAATATCCTGCTGTCATCCACGGCTCGAATGAATACAAAGCCCCATCTCGAAATTTATGCCGATGATGTAAAATGCAGTCATGGCGCCACAGTAGGGCAGATGGACAATGAAGCGCTGTTTTACCTTAGATCAAGGGGTATCGGTGAAAGCGAAGCCCGCCACCTACTCATGTATGCCTTCGCAAATGAAATTGTAAGCAAGATTTCACTTCCTGTTCTGAAAGAAAGGATTATAGAGCTTGTCGACAAACGGCTGAGGGGTGAACTTTCAAGATGCAACGATTGTGAACTTCGTTGCGGTTAA
- the sufC gene encoding Fe-S cluster assembly ATPase SufC: MLQINNLHVSIDGKEILKGIDLEVKAGEVHAIMGPNGSGKSTLASALAGRELYEVTEGSVTYFGQDLLELSPEDRARKGLFLGFQYPVEIPGVSIVNFMKTAINEHRKFRGMEPISAADFLKHMREKKDLVGITANMTNRSVNEGFSGGEKKKNEIFQMAMLEPTLAILDETDSGLDIDALKIVANGVNKLRRPDNATIVITHYQRLLDYIIPDYVHVLYKGKIVKSSGKELALELEEKGYDWLKVENE, translated from the coding sequence ATGTTACAGATAAATAATCTTCACGTCAGTATCGACGGAAAAGAAATATTAAAAGGTATTGATCTCGAAGTTAAGGCTGGTGAAGTTCATGCCATCATGGGGCCGAACGGCTCCGGCAAAAGCACGCTTGCATCGGCTCTCGCCGGCAGGGAATTATATGAAGTCACTGAAGGTTCGGTTACATATTTCGGTCAAGACCTTCTTGAATTGAGTCCCGAAGACCGCGCCCGTAAAGGCCTTTTTCTAGGTTTCCAGTATCCTGTTGAAATTCCGGGAGTATCCATTGTGAACTTTATGAAGACCGCCATTAACGAACACCGCAAGTTCAGGGGAATGGAACCAATATCCGCGGCCGACTTTCTAAAACACATGCGTGAAAAGAAAGATCTGGTCGGCATTACCGCAAACATGACAAACCGTTCGGTGAACGAAGGATTTTCAGGTGGTGAAAAGAAAAAGAATGAGATTTTCCAGATGGCCATGCTGGAACCCACCCTTGCAATCCTGGATGAAACTGATTCAGGCCTTGATATTGATGCACTTAAAATTGTAGCAAACGGGGTGAATAAATTGCGAAGGCCCGATAACGCTACTATAGTGATCACCCATTACCAGCGCCTCCTTGATTACATCATTCCCGATTATGTTCATGTGCTTTACAAGGGAAAAATCGTGAAATCGAGTGGTAAGGAACTTGCCCTCGAACTCGAGGAAAAAGGCTATGACTGGCTTAAAGTTGAAAACGAATAA